Sequence from the uncultured Flavobacterium sp. genome:
AAAAGATTGTTGATGGAAACGGAAAAAATATACTGTTAAGAGGTTTAGGATTAGGCGGATGGATGGTGCAGGAAGGTTATATGATGCAAACCCAGCCTTTTGCAAGTCCGCAATATGTAATCAAACAAAAAATTCAGGACGTTGTTGGAGAACAAGGAACAAAAGAATTTTATGCAGCTTATAAAGCAAACGGAATCACAAAACGTGATGTCGATTCATTGGCAGCTTGGGGATTCAATTCGATTCGTCTTCCAATGCATTATAATCTATATACGCCAGCAATTGAAGAAGAGAAAAATGGTGAAATCACTTGGACAGAAGAAGGTTTTACCATGACTGATAATTTAGTAAAATGGTGTGCCGAAAATAAAATCTATCTTATTCTTGACTTGCATGCAGCGCCTGGAGGACAAGGAAATGACGCAGCAATTTCGGATTATGATACAACCAAACCATCATTATGGCAAAGTGAAGCCAATCAGAAAAAAATGATTGCTTTATGGAAAAAACTAGCTTCGCGTTACAGAGATAATCCATGGATTGGAGCTTATGATATTATCAATGAGCCAAACTGGAATTTTACCGGAACCAATAAAAACGGTTGTGACGAAAACTCAAACGGACCTTTAAGAGATTTAATGGTTCAGGTTACAAAAGCCATTCGCGAAGTCGATACAAACCATTTAATTTTTATTGAAGGAAACTGTTGGGGAAATAACTACAACGGAATTTTCCCTTTATGGGATGAAAATATGGCGTTAAGTTTCCATAAATATTGGAATTACAATACTACAGCATCAATTCAGAAAATGCTGGATTACAGAACACAATATAACGTTCCAATTTGGCTAGGTGAAAGCGGAGAAAACTCTAATGTTTGGTTTAAAGATGTACTGACTTTAGTAGAAAGCAACAATATTGGATGGGCTTTTTGGCCAATGAAAAAAATCGAAAATATTGCAGGAGTAACTTCAGTAACCAAAATTCCTGAATACGATGTTTTATTGAAATACTGGAAAGACGGAGGTCAAAAACCAAGTGCTGATTTTGCCAAAAAGACATTAATGAAAATGGCGGATAATTACAAAATGGAAAACGTAACCGTTAAACCAGATGTAATTGACGCAATGTTCAGACAAGTACAAACCAACGATACAAAACCGTATAAAAAACATTTGATTCCGGGAAAAATTGCCGCAACGCAATATGATTTGGGAACAAATGGATATGCTTATTCAGATAAAGATTTTATAAACTACAGAGTAGAAACCGGAATATTCGACGAATGGAATAAAGGAAATACCATGAGAAATGATGGTGTTGATATTTTGCCATGCAAAGATGCAGGATCAAATGGTTATCAGGTTTCTTTTATTGAAGATGGCGAATGGCTTCAGTTTACAACGCAAGTTGCAAAACAAAAAACATATAAAGTTGCAATTCGTTATTCAAGCGAAAACTCAGAAGGAAAACTTCATTTAGAGACAGAAAACGGTAAAAAATCAGAAACGATTACACTTCCTGCAACTGGAGGAAATGACAAATTCAAAACAGTCATTTTATCTGGAGTAGATTTAAATGCAGGAACAAATAAAATCAAAGTAGTTTTTGAAAAAGGAGGTTTCAATTTGAACTATTTAGATTTTTCAGACAAACTCCGTTAGGGGTTAAAGGGTGGTAGAAAAAATCACAATGTATCACCATTACAATTTTTAGACAAACTTCGTTAGGAGTTAAAGGTTGGTAGAAAAAGGTCGGTAGAAAATAAAATTAAACGCAATACATAAAATTGTCCCGTAGGGATAAAACAATATTTAAAATTGATTGCATACGAACATTTAATTAACATAAGTTTTAAATTAATTTTTTTCAGTAAAGCCCTTGAAATACTAGCTTTACAAGATTAAAATTTTTTAACATGAAAAAGATAAATACAATTGTTTTAGTAGTAATGCTGCTTTTGGTAAGCGGTTCATTTTATGGTCAAAATTTAAAAATTATGACCTACAATATTCGTTTAGATGTTGCATCAGACGGAGAAAATGCATGGCCAAACCGGAAAGATTATTTTACTTCTCAAATACAATTTTATAGTCCGGATATATTTGGAGTTCAGGAAGCAACACCAAATCAAGTTACAGCGATAGCTTCGGCTTTGCCAAATTACGACAGATTTGGAATTGGTCGAGAAGAAGGCGGAACAGGAGAAGCGTGTACGATTTATTATAAAAAAGGACGTTTTCAGTTGTTGCAATCAAACACGTTTTGGTTGTCAGAAACGCCAGAAAAAGTATCAAGAGGTTGGGATGCAGCTTGCAACAGAGTTTGTACTTATGGACTTTTTAAAGATTTAAAAACTAAGAGAACATTTTGGGTTTTTAATCTTCATTTGGATCATATGGGCGAAGTAGCGAGAGTAAAAGGAGTAGAATTGGTTCTTTCGAAAATAAAAGAATTAAACACAAAGAAATATCCGGCATTTTTAATGGGAGATTTTAACTCAGAACCAGATACAAAACAAATTGCCGAGATAAAAAAAGTAATGGATGATACCAAAGATGTTTCGGTAGAAAAGCCTTTTGGACCATCAGGAACTTTCAATGATTTTGAACATGATAAACCTGTAACGTTGTTAATTGATTACATTTTTATCTCAAAAAATAGCGGATTAAAAATTCAAAAACACGCAGTACTAAGTGATTCTAAAGATTTAAAATATCCCTCAGATCATTTACCTGTCTTAATAGAAATAGATTAGAAATGAAAAACATCAACAAAAAACTTCAAATTTTACTTTTACTGCCCTTAATTGCAGTTCAAATAAAATGTGGAACTTCAAAAAATTCAGTTGCTACTTCTGGTAAAGCAGAATCGTGGATTACAACAACCGATGAGACATCAAAATTGCAAAAGCAAAATGATTTAGTTTTTAATTCAGAAACGAATTCAAATCAAATTATTTCAGTAGACGCTTCTCAAAAATTTCAAACTATCGAAGGTTTTGGATTTGCGTTGACTGGAGGAAGTGCTCAGGCGATATTAAAACTGGATAAAGCAAAGAAAGAAGCATTGCTTCAGGAATTGTTTTCCAGAAATAATGATGCAATTGGTTTGAGTTATTTGCGTATCAGTATTGGAGCTTCTGATTTGAATGAAACAGTTTTTTCGTATGATGATATGCCACAAGGGCAAACAGATTTAAAATTGGAACACTTTAATCTTGGTCCGGATTTAAAAGATATTGTACCACTTTTAAAAGAAATTTTGGCAATAAATCCAAAGATAAAAATTATGGGTTCTCCATGGTCGCCTCCAGTTTGGATGAAAGACAACGGAAGCACAATAGGCGGAAGTTTACAGCCTAAATATTATCAGGTTTATGCAGAATATTTTGTAAAATATATTCAGGCAATGAAAGAACAGGGAATTGTAATTGATGCTATAACACCGCAAAACGAACCTTTGAATCCGAAAAATAATCCAAGCTTATTGATGCTTGCAGAACAACAGAGAGAATTTGTTAAAAACAATTTGGGGCCCGCTTTCGCGAAAGCAAAAATCAAAACCAAAATTGTAGTTTACGATCACAATTGTAACAAACCAGAATATCCTTTGACAATATTAAATGATCCAAAAGCATTGCCATTTGTTGCAGGTTCAGCGTTTCATTTATACGAAGGAGATATCAGCGCTATGTCTACGGTTCACGATGCATATCCAAAAAAAGATTTGTATTTTACCGAACAGTATACTGGATCAGGAAGTAATTTTGAATCGGATTTGAAATGGAGTGTGAAAAATGTAGTAATTGGTTCGATGCGTAACTGGAGTGTAAACGCACTTTCATGGGGATTGGCAAATGATGAATATTACAAACCATTTACGCCAGGCGGATGTTCTACTTGTAAAGGTGCATTAATGATTGATCAGGCGCAAAATATAAAGAGAGAAGTTGGTTATTATATTATTGGTCACGCTTCAAAATTTGTTCCTGAAGGATCTGTTAGAATTGGAAGTAATATTGCTGGTAATATATATAATGTTGCCTTTAAAACTCCAACAGGAAAAATCGTTTTAATTGTAGAAAACGACGGAACTTCTACAGAATCATTCAATATCAAATACAACCAAAAACAAATTTCAACTACTTTAAACGCTGGTGCAGTCGCAACTTACGTTTGGTAATCAAAATTAAATGAGAATGAAAAAATTAACCACATTTACCTTGTTGATGTTATCGCTTTTTGCAACGGCACAACAAGAAACAATCGATCAGAAAGTAAATGCTTTATTGAAAAAGATGACTATTGAAGAAAAAATAGGTCAGCTTAATCAATATACCGGAGACAATCAGGCAACGGGACCAATTACAATAAATCCCAACAAACAATCTGAAATTAAACAAGGTTTAATAGGTTCGATGTTAAACATCATCGGAACAAAATACACCAGACAATATCAGGAATTAGCGATGCAATCACGTTTGAAAATTCCGTTGTTATTTGGTCAGGATGTTATTCACGGATATAAAACGACATTTCCAATTCCGTTGGCAGAAGCCGCAAGTTGGGATTTAACTGCGATTGAATTAGCTGCAAGAGTTGCGGCTACAGAAGCTGCGGCAAGCGGAATTCACTGGACTTTTGCTCCAATGGTAGATATTAGCCGTGATCCGCGTTGGGGACGAGTTATGGAAGGTGCCGGAGAAGATACTTACTTAGGTTCTAAAATTGCTTATGCGAGAGTAAAAGGTTTTCAAGGGAATAAACTGGGTGATTTAAACTCGGTTATGGCTTGCGTAAAACACTTTGCAGCTTATGGCGCAGGAGTTGGCGGAAGAGATTACAACTCAGTAGATATGAGCGAACGTATGTTGTTCGAAACGTATTTACCTCCATTTAAAGCAGCTCTTGATGCTGGTGCAGCGACTTTCATGAACTCATTCAATGATTTAAACGGAATTCCTGCTTCAGGAAATGCGCATTTGCAACGTGATATCCTAAAAGGAAAATGGAACTTTCAGGGATTCGTAGTTTCTGATTGGGGTTCTATTGGAGAAATGGTTGCTCACGGATATTCAAAAGATCTTAAAGCTGCAGCACTTTCTGCAATTACTGCCGGAAGTGATATGGATATGGAAAGTAATGCTTACAGATATAATTTGGCGGAATTGGTTAAAGAAGGCAAAGTTTCTATCGACTTAATTGACGATGCTGTAAAACGTATTCTTCGCAAGAAATATGAATTAGGATTATTTGACGATCCGTACAGATATTCAGATGGAAAAAGAGAAGAAAAAGCCTTAAATAATCCTGAAAATAGAAAAGCAGCACTTGAAGTAGCACAAAAAAGTATTGTTTTATTAAAGAATGATAATCAGACATTGCCAATCTCTAAAAGTGTAAAAACAATTGCATTTATTGGACCAATGGTAAAAGAATACAAAGCCAATATGGGATTTTGGTCAGTAGAATTACCGGAAGTTAATTATGATAAATGGGTAGTTTCGCAATGGGATGGTTTGCAAAATAAAGTTGGAAAAAATACCAAATTGCTTTACGCGAAAGGTTGTGAAGTAGATGGAGATAACAAAGACGGATTTGCAGAAGCGGTTGCAACAGCACAACAAGCAGATGTTGTTATTTTGAGTATTGGCGAAAGACGCGATCAAAGTGGTGAAGCAAAAAGCCGCAGCAATCTTGGTTTACCGGGCGTTCAGGAAGATTTAGTAAAAGCAATTCAGGCAACAGGAAAACCGGTTGTAGTTTTGATAAATGCCGGAAGACCTCTTGTTTTTAACTGGACAGCAGACAATGTTCCTGCAATCGTATATACTTGGTGGTTAGGAACTGAGGCTGGAAATGCTATTGCAAATGTTTTATTTGGAGATTATAATCCTTCTGGAAAATTGCCAATGACATTTCCAAGAGAAGTTGGACAAGTGCCAATTTATTACAATCATTTCAGTACCGGAAGACCAGCAAAAGATGAAAATGCAACGAACTATGTTTCGGCATATATTGATTTAAAAAACTCACCTAAATTTCCTTTTGGATACGGATTGAGTTATACACAATTCGGTTATTCTGATTTGAAATTATCTTCGACTAAAATAAAAAGCAACGAAACAATTAAAGTTTCTTTCCAATTATCAAACGTTGGAAAAGTTGCCGGAGAAGAAGTAGTACAATTATACTTGAAAGATAAATTTGGATCTGTAGTAAGACCAGTTTTAGAATTAAGAGATTTTCAAAAAGTAAAATTAAATGCTGGAGAAACTAAAACTATCGAATTTACAATTGACAAAGAGAAACTTTCTTTCTATAATGATAAATTAGAATGGGGAGCTGAACCAGGAGATTTTGAATTAATGATTGGAACTTCGTCAGCTGATATTAAGTTAAGATCTAATTTTGAATTACTATAAAATTACAATCTCCAAAAACTGTAATTAAATAAAAAAGCGGAGTTCCAGGACTCCGCTTTTTTTATGTAAATGCCAATCAGTAGTTGAAAATGTGCCGTTAGGCACTAAATATTGGTAGAAAACATGAATTGGAATAAATTTAGCGTGCCGTAGGTACGCAATACATATCATTTTGTTGCGTACCTACGGCACGCCAACGAATTTCAAACTGATATAACTACCGATATTTAGTGCCTAACGGCACTCTTGATTGGCATATATAAAGAATTTTAGTTAAAGTGTTTTTTGAAATTGAATTTTATTTTATTCAAAATACCATCTTCTATAATATCAATTCCAATTCCAGAATTGCTATCAGCCACTTCGTGATGCGCATTTCTGAAATCTTCAAAATCCTTCTCCGGAATTTCTAAGTTAATCAAAGGTTTAAAATCTATCCAAATCGTTCCTCCGTTTTTGGTGATTTTTTTACGACTTTACTTATTTTACCAATTAAAGATTAACTTTAAAAGTACTATAACTAAGAGATGAACTTCATTAAAAAGGATTAGATATAGGATATGGTTTCGAAGTCTCCCGACTTCCTACCCATTCCAATATTATATTTTTATAGCTTTTTCCCGATTTATTTACTTAAGATCTTTTGATTGTTTAATTCATCAATGATATTATTCATGAACTGGATTTGATTATGAGGATTTAAGCGAAGTGGGAGGGCTTATAAATAATCTTTTTCCAGGACTAGCCAGAGGAAAATCTAACCATACCAGGTTGTATCTGCAATTTACGCTATTGGTTTATTGTGCAGTCTAAATTATTAAAACATATTATCGATTGATTTAAACTCTTTCTTGATATTGTTTTTAATATCATAATTAGTTTCTATTGAATCAATTTTAGTAGCATTTAATTCATCATTCTTTAATTCATATTTTATCAAAACATATTTATATTTTTCTGCTAAAGTTCCATCATCAGTTACTTTTGGAGTATATGAAACGATAAATTCAATTTTGTCAGTTCGTTCCTTAACCCATACAAAAGTTAATGAAGTTCGTAAGTCATTTGTTATAACTTCTTTATTTTTTAAGTTTATTATATTTAGTGATAAACTATTGTTGTTCGCTAAAACAGGTAAAAATAAGATACTATCTTTTAGTATTTTATATCCGTATAATTTATATTTTTTTGATTCAATTATTGAAACTCCGTTTATTGGGAAAATATTGTCATTATAATCAAAGTATCTGAATCTTAACGTATCTTTCTTTAAATTGACTTTTTTTAATTTGTATTCTAAAGTTATAAATCCGTTAGTATCTTTTGTAATGGCCAAATAATCTTTTTCATTTTTATTCAGATTATTTTTACCGCAGGATATTAATAGTAAGCATGCTATTATTATAATTAAATTTCTCATCATTCTTTATTAATTTCGTTTTTAATGCTTAGATAGTTTTCGTTTTGAGCTTGTATCTCTTCTATGCTATTACTTAAATCTTCTTTTTCTTTTTTGCTTACATTGTTGCTTTGCAGTTTTTTTATTTCCTGATTTATTGATGAGTTATTTTTTGATATTTCATAATCAATGCTCTGAATTAGTCTTTTTTTAGTCGATTTTATTTGTAACAATAATGATTTTCCATATTTATTATCATTTGAAATTATAGTTCCTTTACCATTAGGTTTTGAAGTTATTACATCATCAAAATTATATGCGCCATGTCCGGTTTTATTTCTAGTTTTTTCATCTTCTATATATATACCTGTGTAAAAAGCTTTATCTATATCGTCGGATGTAAAATTTTCATTTTTAATTAGTTTTTCAATACCAGGCCATTTTTTAAATTTACTAGTAAAATAGTCTTTAATAGAGGCGTCATAGCCACCTACATTTGAATAGTCCTTAATTCTAATTTGAGCGTTTTTCACCTTATAATCATTACCATTCGTTGAAGTTCCAAACAGATTGTAATCTCCTCTACGTTCGGCTGCAGTACCCCAACCAGATTCAAGTGTAGCCTGAGATGCAATTAACATTGCTCCTTTGGCGCTTGCACCTTTTGCTTTGGCTTGATTGTATATCTTAATAACGATAGTAATTAGAAATTCATGATGTATCGGATCTTTGCTAAATATATCTATCAATGATGAAGAATTATTGTAAATAAATTTATGTACAAACTGATTATTGTCTTTGTTACTGTCGCCAAAGGTATAGTTTTTGCTATCTAATAAAGTTCCTGAAGCTCTAAAATACATATTATCCGCTCCAATTTCAGGATACATTTTTTGAACGCCTAAATCAGGATATATTATTCTTTGGGTTTGTATTGTTATTTTTTCCGGTAAATTTGGGAAAATTGATTTTAGTAATAAGAATAATTCGTCATGTTCAGAAAATAACTGCTGAATATTTATATTTGGCTTTATGATCTTCTTTATTAAAATATCGTAATATTCTTTCAAATATAGGTTTTTTTCTTCTTTCGATAACTCTGATAATTTAAAAATCAGTGACTCACTTAATTTTTCCCAGTTTACATTATTAATAGAGGTTTCAGAAATTTTATATTGATTCTTACCTTCTTTTTTCGTTTCAATATTGATTTGTTCAGCAAAATGTTCCTGACCTTTTTTGGTGTTAAAATCTTTAGAAATTTGAGTTTTGTAAATAGTTGAATCAAGATCGTTTTCAATCAGAATAACATCGAATTTCTTTTTGATTTCGGTTTTGATTATATCTGAATATGCCTTATTACCAGTATATGCCTTATTTCCAGTGACTGGAATTTCTGATGGAATTATAAGGCTTTGTTGTGTTGATATACTATTATATATTTGAGTGGTTGGTCTGTCATTTAAGTTTGTCGAACTAATATTAGTAGCTACTAAAGAATCAATTGTTTTACTGTTATCTGTAGTAGCAAAAAAAAGAGATTTAGGAACTGCTTTTGAAATGTTAGAATCTTGTTTTGTTTTCTCTAAAGTTGGAATAGTTGTGTCAGAAACTATTGGACTTTTAATTTTTTCTAAAGTAGTGCTTTCATTTTTTTCAATTGAGATATTTGAAAGGATTGAAGAATTAGCATTTTGATATTCCTGCCATAGTTGTACTATATCTTTTTCCTGTCTCATTTCTATTGAAATTTTTGCTAGTTCTTTTAGAAAGATTTCTTTTAAATCCTCTGAGCGTTTTACAGTAGGGATGTTTTTTATTGCAATATTGAAATTGTGAATTACATTTTTACTCATGATTTTTTTGTGTAAAAATAACCTTACTGTGTGGCATTGTGAAATTTTGTACTTATCATGTTCAGTAGTTTCAATAAGTTTTGTTTTCGCTCAAGTAAAAGCAATAGATATTATTATCGTAATTTTAATTTGTATTTCAGGAAAGAAATAAAACAAAAAACGTTTTACAAAGTATTTATAAATATTATTATAAGTTTTATGTTTTCAAAGTCTCCCGAGTTTGTACCAGCTCTAATGTCACAGGTAAGGTATTAAATAAAAAACTCGATCTAAAAAAGTTCTTTAAAGTAAAAAGAGGTATTCAAGTAAGTTAAAATAAGCTCTGAGAATACTTTGTACGAAAGTGTTTTCTATTACCTCCGAGTATACCAAGAAAAAAGAGGTTGTTTTGCATTTAAAAACAACCTCTTTCGATAAACAGCTACTTTTTAAGTACTCTTCTATTTTAAATAAACGTTTTTTGGTCTACAATTATTTAACCAGTTTATTGAAATTAAACTTCATCAAATTCATAAAGCCTTGTTCTATAATATCAATTCCAATTCCAGAATTGCTATCAGCCACTTCGTGATGTGCATTTCTGAAATCTTCAAAATCCTTCTCCGGAATTTCTAAGTTAATCAAAGGTTTAAAATCTATCCAAATCGTTCCTCCGTTTTTGGTGATTTTTTTACGACTGCTATAATCAAAATAAGGATTGCTGATCGTACTTTCCTGAACCGTATATTTTTCGGTCGTATCTATTTTCTGATCCGTCAAAAGTTTGATTTCATATCTTTCACTGTCAAAATTATGCCAGAAAGCAATGTCTTTGTGCATAAAATCTCTTGCATTGTTTTTAGTAATATTAGGATCGAAATACATTAAAAAACGATTCTTTTTTTCATCAGTATAATACGCATTCTCAATTGTGGTTTTGTACTCAATTTTAAATTCGTTTAATTTTTTATCATCGCTTATAATTTCAATTGCAGCATCCTTAAATATATGTCTAAGGTCAGTTCCGTTTCTGTCGTTATTGTAGTTTAGCGTGTAAAACAGGAAATTATTCCAACTGTCAATAATTTCTCTTTTGTTCGTTTTCTTGAAATATCTACGCATACTATTCGCGCGATTTCCTTTGTAAATTGTTGTTAGTTTTAATTTACCAACATTATTTTCTACAATAACTTCTGATTTTTCATCAACAGCATAATAAGGAAAACGATGTGGCGGATTAATTTGTAATTCCAGATTTGGCTTCACTTCCAGATAATGCATGAAAAAGATAAAGCTACGATTTTCAATTAATCCAAATTCATCACGAAGCGTTACATCCGTAAAATAACTTTGGCCGTTGTAATTTATTTTTACAATTACATGGTTAAAAGTCAATAACGAAGGTAAATAATATTTCATGTAGAAATCAACATTGAAATTCACCAAAGCCATAGAAGAATCAACACCAATATAATCCAAAATCACTTTCAATAAAACAGATTTTGCTTTGCAATCTCCCTGTTTATTTTCATAAGTAACACCAGGTTCCTGAGGTTTATGACCATTCATTTCATCTGCATTGTAGATATAATTAATATGATTTTGCACATATTCTATCGCAAATTGCAGTTGCTCATCTTTGTTGTCGATTTTGTCAAGTTTAGCAACTAAATCCGGCGCAAATTCGGGAAGAGAAGATTTCTCAAAAATAGTATCATAAATTGGAGCGATATAATTTGATAATTCGTTCCAATTCGCATCCGTTGCAAAATCAATATATGCAGAAACTTCTCTATTTGAGTCTACAAAATTGATGTAGTTTTCCTCTTCGATTACATATTTTTCTCCTTTTTTCAAATAGTTGACTTCCGGTTCAAGAACATTTCCGTCCTCGTCTCTAAAAAAGGTTTTCTTGTAGGCAATTGTTCTTTCGCGATCGTTTTTAAAAGTAAACTTATATTTTCCATAAGCCCAATAAGTATCGGGACCAACCCAAACATATTTAGAAAACTCTTTACGTAAAAAATCACGTTCCGTAAAAACTTTAATTCTGGAATCCTCCATAATCAAAATGTCATAAAGACGAAGATCTTTTATCGTGATATTGACTTTTTTGTTGCTGCTAAGAACGCCGCCACTGCTTTGGTTTTCGCTGTCTAAAGTTTTGATTTTAGTGTCAGGAATTTTATCCACAAGAACGCCATCTCTTAAAACGCTGATTCTGTGTATAACATAAGTTTCGTTTTCTTCCAGAACAACATCAACCACAGAAGCCCTTTCTAAATTTGCAGGTTCATTTAGCGTGTATGCCAAACAAGCATATTCACTATTTTGATTGTCGTTTGTATAATATATTTTATCTAAAAAGTAGCAATAATCGCGTCCTTCATCTGCTTGTTTTTGAGAGAATTCAGATTCTTTGATATATTCAATAAGTTGAGCGTCATTGATATCGCTTGCCCAATTTTCTGGCTTTTGAATTTTATAATTTTCTGATTGAATGGCTTGTTCCATAGTAAGGCTTTTAATTGAAGTAGGTAAAATCTTTCGTATAAAACAAAAATATAGAATTTTGCCAATATCTGACAGTAGCAAAATGATTATTGAGATAAGTTTGGTTTTCTTACAATAAAGAATTTATTATCTGATTTAATAGAAGTTTAATCTTAGATAATTTAATAAAATCCCGAAAGAATTGAGAAAGTTGTAAAGAGTATTATTACTAAAAAGCCCCGTAATTAATGAGATGCAGTAACAATTGACGAAAAATAAAGGAGATAAAAATTAAGAAGTTTAATAAGAAATGAGAATTATTTCAAAACTGTATTTATAAAATCCATAGCGCCAATTCCTTTGTAAGAAGCATATAAAGCTTTATCAAAAGCTTCACGTTTTGCTTTCTTATCCTTAGCCTCAGTTTCAACAATCATCTGATTGAAAATTCGTTCCTGTTCTTCGCTATATTTTATAGAAGCTTCCAGAAGATCATTTTTTGATACTAATCCAAAAGAAGAGTATAGCTTTTTCATAAACTTCTTATTCAGTTTTTCTAGGTTTGGAATGCTCATATTTCAACCAGTTTTATTTTCTATATATAAGAGACGTAATATTTTAACATATGTTACAGAGTTTCAGTTAAAATCGTCAATTACATATTTTCTTCTCGTAATTACTTTTTTTTAATGCCTTTTTGTTGCAAAAACAACAAGTTAAATGCTATATGTGTTATTATGACGCAATGTACTTATTTTTTCAATTTGTTTTTTTATTTTTAAGTTAAAATTGTGATTTTAACACGTGTTTTTTAGGAGGATTCAGGATTAGAATTTAGCTGGAATTTCGAAAAAATCGCTTCGTTTTATAAAAATGAATTAAATTGCAGTACCAATCCAAACTGGAAAGTTGTATTTAATAAAAAGCAGATGCTAAAAGACATTATAGAAAATAATCAAAATTATCAACCTGGGCTTTCAATAGATTGTGTAATTTTTGGTTTTCATGATAATCAGCTTAAGGTTTTATTAATCAAGATTCCGCATCGAAATACATGGTCATTGCCCGGCGGATTTATCCCAATTGATCAGGATATCGATACAGCCGCGGTGACTGTTTTGAACGAAAGAACTGGAGTTGAAGGAATATTTTTGAGGCAATTTGCGACTTTTGGAAAAATAAAAAGAAACGACCAGCACTTTGGAAAAGAAGTTTTAGAATATTTAAAAATCGAAGAAGAAAAAGGGAAGTGGCTCACACAGCGTTTTGTGACAATTGGTTATTATGCTTTGGTTGATTTTTTAAAAACAATTCCGAGATCTGCCAATAAAGAACAAATTATAGAATGGATTGATCATAAAGAAGTGCCTGAACTTATTTTAGATCACAAAGAAATTCTAGATAAAGCATTAGATACATTGAGAATTGAGCTCAATTTAATGCCAGTTGGTTACAACTTATTACCAGAGAAATTTACGATTCCGGAGCTTCAGAAATTATACGAAACTATTTTGGATCGAAAACTTGACAGAAGAAACTTTCTAAGAAAAATAACCAATATTGGAATCCTGACCAAACTCGACGAAAAGAAAAGCAACGTAGCACATAAAGCGCCAAATTTATATTCGTTTGATAAAGATAAATACG
This genomic interval carries:
- a CDS encoding cellulase family glycosylhydrolase, which produces MKKLIITLQLLVSITTFGQGFLHRDGQKIVDGNGKNILLRGLGLGGWMVQEGYMMQTQPFASPQYVIKQKIQDVVGEQGTKEFYAAYKANGITKRDVDSLAAWGFNSIRLPMHYNLYTPAIEEEKNGEITWTEEGFTMTDNLVKWCAENKIYLILDLHAAPGGQGNDAAISDYDTTKPSLWQSEANQKKMIALWKKLASRYRDNPWIGAYDIINEPNWNFTGTNKNGCDENSNGPLRDLMVQVTKAIREVDTNHLIFIEGNCWGNNYNGIFPLWDENMALSFHKYWNYNTTASIQKMLDYRTQYNVPIWLGESGENSNVWFKDVLTLVESNNIGWAFWPMKKIENIAGVTSVTKIPEYDVLLKYWKDGGQKPSADFAKKTLMKMADNYKMENVTVKPDVIDAMFRQVQTNDTKPYKKHLIPGKIAATQYDLGTNGYAYSDKDFINYRVETGIFDEWNKGNTMRNDGVDILPCKDAGSNGYQVSFIEDGEWLQFTTQVAKQKTYKVAIRYSSENSEGKLHLETENGKKSETITLPATGGNDKFKTVILSGVDLNAGTNKIKVVFEKGGFNLNYLDFSDKLR
- a CDS encoding glycoside hydrolase family 30 beta sandwich domain-containing protein, which codes for MKNINKKLQILLLLPLIAVQIKCGTSKNSVATSGKAESWITTTDETSKLQKQNDLVFNSETNSNQIISVDASQKFQTIEGFGFALTGGSAQAILKLDKAKKEALLQELFSRNNDAIGLSYLRISIGASDLNETVFSYDDMPQGQTDLKLEHFNLGPDLKDIVPLLKEILAINPKIKIMGSPWSPPVWMKDNGSTIGGSLQPKYYQVYAEYFVKYIQAMKEQGIVIDAITPQNEPLNPKNNPSLLMLAEQQREFVKNNLGPAFAKAKIKTKIVVYDHNCNKPEYPLTILNDPKALPFVAGSAFHLYEGDISAMSTVHDAYPKKDLYFTEQYTGSGSNFESDLKWSVKNVVIGSMRNWSVNALSWGLANDEYYKPFTPGGCSTCKGALMIDQAQNIKREVGYYIIGHASKFVPEGSVRIGSNIAGNIYNVAFKTPTGKIVLIVENDGTSTESFNIKYNQKQISTTLNAGAVATYVW
- a CDS encoding endonuclease/exonuclease/phosphatase family protein — encoded protein: MKKINTIVLVVMLLLVSGSFYGQNLKIMTYNIRLDVASDGENAWPNRKDYFTSQIQFYSPDIFGVQEATPNQVTAIASALPNYDRFGIGREEGGTGEACTIYYKKGRFQLLQSNTFWLSETPEKVSRGWDAACNRVCTYGLFKDLKTKRTFWVFNLHLDHMGEVARVKGVELVLSKIKELNTKKYPAFLMGDFNSEPDTKQIAEIKKVMDDTKDVSVEKPFGPSGTFNDFEHDKPVTLLIDYIFISKNSGLKIQKHAVLSDSKDLKYPSDHLPVLIEID
- a CDS encoding glycoside hydrolase family 3 N-terminal domain-containing protein — encoded protein: MKKLTTFTLLMLSLFATAQQETIDQKVNALLKKMTIEEKIGQLNQYTGDNQATGPITINPNKQSEIKQGLIGSMLNIIGTKYTRQYQELAMQSRLKIPLLFGQDVIHGYKTTFPIPLAEAASWDLTAIELAARVAATEAAASGIHWTFAPMVDISRDPRWGRVMEGAGEDTYLGSKIAYARVKGFQGNKLGDLNSVMACVKHFAAYGAGVGGRDYNSVDMSERMLFETYLPPFKAALDAGAATFMNSFNDLNGIPASGNAHLQRDILKGKWNFQGFVVSDWGSIGEMVAHGYSKDLKAAALSAITAGSDMDMESNAYRYNLAELVKEGKVSIDLIDDAVKRILRKKYELGLFDDPYRYSDGKREEKALNNPENRKAALEVAQKSIVLLKNDNQTLPISKSVKTIAFIGPMVKEYKANMGFWSVELPEVNYDKWVVSQWDGLQNKVGKNTKLLYAKGCEVDGDNKDGFAEAVATAQQADVVILSIGERRDQSGEAKSRSNLGLPGVQEDLVKAIQATGKPVVVLINAGRPLVFNWTADNVPAIVYTWWLGTEAGNAIANVLFGDYNPSGKLPMTFPREVGQVPIYYNHFSTGRPAKDENATNYVSAYIDLKNSPKFPFGYGLSYTQFGYSDLKLSSTKIKSNETIKVSFQLSNVGKVAGEEVVQLYLKDKFGSVVRPVLELRDFQKVKLNAGETKTIEFTIDKEKLSFYNDKLEWGAEPGDFELMIGTSSADIKLRSNFELL